Proteins from a single region of Acanthochromis polyacanthus isolate Apoly-LR-REF ecotype Palm Island chromosome 11, KAUST_Apoly_ChrSc, whole genome shotgun sequence:
- the aqp10b gene encoding aquaporin-10b, whose product MEKLLRKCQIRNQLFRECLAECLGVYILILFGCGSVAQVTTSQEKNGHYLSINLGFALGVTFGIFASRGVSGAHLNPAVTLSLCVLGRHSWIKLPFYVFSQVFGGFLAAATVALQYYDAIQAFTGGELTVTGPTATAGIFSTYPADYLSLWGGIVDQVIGTAALLLCVLALGDQKNGSIPDGLQPVLVGGAVLVLGISMGSNCGYALNPARDFGPRLFTYIAGWGVDVFRAGGGWWWVPIVAPCVGALLGTLIYMLMVEVHHPPAFQEAKKEVELEGVEPEGEKPA is encoded by the exons ATGGAGAAGCTGCTGAGGAAATGTCAGATCAGGAACCAGCTGTTCAGGGAGTGCCTGGCGGAGTGTCTGGGAGTCTACATCCTCATC CTGTTTGGATGTGGCTCTGTTGCCCAGGTGACCACAAGTCAAGAGAAAAATGGTCACTATCTGTCCATCAATCTGGGTTTTGCTTTGGGAGTCACGTTTGGGATCTTTGCGTCTCGTGGAGTCTCAG GGGCTCATCTGAACCCTGCTGTGACTCTGAGTTTGTGTGTTCTGGGGAGACATTCGTGGATAAAACTTCCATTTTACGTCTTCTCCCAGgtgtttggaggttttctggctGCAGCCACAGTCGCTCTGCAGTACTACG ACGCCATCCAAGCGTTCACTGGAGGTGAGCTGACAGTAACGGGTCCCACGGCCACAGCGGGAATATTCAGCACCTACCCAGCCGACTACCTCAGTCTGTGGGGAGGAATCGTGGACCAG gTGATAGGCACGGCCGCCCTGCTGCTATGTGTCCTGGCTCTCGGGGACCAGAAGAACGGTTCCATCCCTGATGGTCTTCAGCCGGTCCTGGTGGGAGGAGCTGTTCTGGTTCTTGGTATCTCCATGGGCTCAAACTGTGGATACGCCCTGAACCCGGCCAGGGATTTTGGACCTCGACTGTTCACGTACATCGCCGGCTGGGGGGTGGATGTGTTCAG GGCTGGAGGCGGCTGGTGGTGGGTGCCCATAGTGGCTCCATGTGTCGGGGCACTGCTGGGAACGCTGATCTACATGCTGATGGTTGAAGTCCACCATCCTCCTGCTTTTCAGGAGGCCAAGAAGGAAGTAGAACTTGAAGGGGTGGAACCAGAGGGAGAGAAACCTGCATAG
- the hax1 gene encoding HCLS1-associated protein X-1 — MSVFDLFRGFFGVPGGQYRGRRDPFFDAMTHDDDDDDEDEDGFHYDGFRGDQQDPFDSAWRFGFSFGPDGMRIQEPPVFGHVFREMEEIFSQLGHWDEQQESGRFGVPSIMPPPPLDRAEEDGRRSSGNPLRDFMLKSPDSDARRPTREPRGDVRPSYESPDVPSLPFHGWTPFSKFNDIWRQGPQKHSDSERKEDRDLDSAVSSGGLDQILTPPAGQTPSQPRIRSFFQSVTVTKVVKPDGSVEERRTVRDGQGNEETTVTRSGGSGILEGPEHHTGPALPGDQHRFSDMRDDDSLFSKFFGGFK; from the exons ATGAGCGTTTTTGACTTATTTCGCGGGTTCTTTGGAGTCCCTGGAGGCCAGTATCGTGGCCGAAG GGACCCCTTCTTTGATGCCATGACGCATGACGATGATGACGACGATGAGGATGAAGACGGGTTCCACTATGACGGCTTCAGGGGGGACCAGCAGGACCCCTTTGACAGCGCCTGGAGGTTTGGCTTCAGTTTTGGCCCAGATGGGATGAGGATCCAGGAGCCTCCGGTGTTTGGCCATGTCTTCAGGGAGATGGAGGAGATCTTCTCCCAGCTGGGCCACTGGGACGAACAGCAGGAGTCTGGACGCTTTG GTGTTCCCAGCATCATGCCGCCTCCACCTCTGGACAGAGCGGAGGAAGATGGACGCAGATCCAGTGGAAACCCCCTGAGAGACTTCATGCTCAAATCCCCTGACAGTGACGCCCGACGGCCGACCAGAGAGCCCCGAGGTGACGTCCGGCCTTCATATGAGTCACCAGATGTTCCCAGTTTGCCCTTTCATGGCTGGACCCCTTTTTCCAAG TTTAATGATATTTGGAGGCAGGGACCACAGAAACATTCAGACAGTGAGCGCAAAGAAGACAGAG ATCTGGACTCAGCAGTGTCCTCTGGTGGCCTGGATCAGATTCTGACTCCACCTGCTGGTCAGACACCGAGCCAGCCCAGAATCCGATCCTTCTTCCAGTCGGTCACCGTGACAAAAGTGGTGAAACCGGATGGG AGTGTAGAGGAGAGGCGTACGGTCAGAGACGGTCAGGGCAACGAGGAAACCACAGTGACTCGCTCAGGAGGTTCTGGGATCCTGGAGGGACCAGAGCATCACACTGGACCAGCGCTACCAG GTGACCAGCACCGCTTCTCAGACATGCGAGACGATGACTCCTTATTCTCCAAGTTCTTTGGCggctttaaataa